The Megasphaera stantonii genome includes a window with the following:
- a CDS encoding glycyl radical protein — protein sequence MLTERIQRAKNEYVNNKPAISYDRARIWTESYKKTEGQTEPIRRAQAFKDVCEQLVVTIFPGELIVGAVGEFRKCGILTPEFSWTWVDREMDHFSDRVQDPYEMTDEQRAFVRQNIFPYWKGKSLEEAFLAQIPAETAKVAVDTGIIDIDSKWRQSVGEITPDYQDVLFKKGFRGIIDTCREKMAQLKLSQPDALKKYDFYRSVILCGEGMIILAHRYADKAEEMAAAETDAVRKSELQQIAAICRRVPEFPPQTFQEALQMIWFYQLGGILMENPLSLNPGRFDQYMYPYYRYDIDNKLHDDDGILELIECYWLKLSEWVWTISANTADFFAGYNQFQNLTVGGSDRYGKDATNELSYLALKATAEVKTHQPGLSVRISQNSPKEFVDAVMDLVALGTGFPAIHSDKTGYQMLKNLGYDTEDARDWNNCGCVVPHFRKTFEWTSTVNVNFSGAFEYATNGGKSRMTGKQMGLPIYQDRKFASYEDVEKAFMEQFDNLIDISVTGTLIAQRLQKDMIPRPYFSALFEDCLEKGKDLVDGGAKYNVGPVLTGIGLAESANSLAAIKKLVFEDKVCTMDEILDAMDKNWEGYEELRKQAQNAPKYGNDDDFVDDIAQRISNHFYEETHKYTDIYGNPFTSAFMGISNFIPTGRVIGATACGRKAGEPISEGVSPVAGTDTSTPLAAMNSCAKMNQDVHSGGTLLNMRLSHDLVKTKRGRSNLAAMVQTFFDMGAFHVQFNTLSTETLLEAQKHPEDYKDLLVRVAGYSTQFVHLSKTLQDSIIRRSVHDGF from the coding sequence ATGCTTACGGAACGAATTCAAAGAGCAAAAAATGAATATGTAAATAACAAACCGGCTATTTCCTATGACCGGGCCAGAATCTGGACCGAGTCGTATAAAAAAACGGAAGGCCAGACGGAACCGATTCGCCGCGCCCAGGCGTTTAAAGACGTGTGCGAACAACTCGTCGTTACGATTTTCCCCGGCGAGCTCATCGTCGGCGCCGTCGGCGAATTCCGCAAATGCGGTATCCTGACGCCTGAATTTTCCTGGACCTGGGTAGATCGGGAAATGGATCATTTCTCTGACCGCGTGCAGGATCCCTATGAAATGACCGACGAACAGCGTGCCTTCGTTCGACAGAATATTTTCCCCTATTGGAAGGGCAAATCGCTGGAAGAAGCTTTCTTGGCCCAGATTCCGGCGGAAACGGCGAAGGTCGCCGTCGATACGGGCATTATCGATATCGATTCCAAATGGCGTCAGTCCGTAGGCGAAATTACGCCGGACTACCAGGACGTCTTGTTTAAGAAAGGCTTCCGCGGCATTATCGATACGTGCCGGGAAAAAATGGCCCAGCTCAAGCTTTCCCAGCCCGACGCGCTGAAAAAATACGATTTCTACCGCTCCGTCATCTTGTGCGGCGAAGGCATGATTATCCTGGCCCATCGCTATGCCGACAAGGCGGAAGAAATGGCTGCGGCTGAGACGGACGCCGTGCGCAAGAGCGAATTGCAGCAGATTGCCGCGATTTGCCGCCGCGTTCCCGAATTCCCGCCTCAGACCTTCCAGGAAGCCCTGCAGATGATCTGGTTCTATCAGCTCGGCGGCATCTTGATGGAAAATCCCTTGTCCCTCAACCCGGGGCGCTTCGACCAGTACATGTATCCGTACTACCGCTACGATATCGACAATAAGCTCCACGACGACGACGGTATTTTAGAGCTCATCGAATGCTACTGGCTCAAGCTGTCCGAATGGGTCTGGACGATTTCGGCCAACACGGCAGACTTCTTCGCCGGCTATAACCAGTTCCAGAACCTGACCGTCGGCGGCAGCGACCGCTACGGCAAGGACGCGACGAACGAGCTGAGCTACCTGGCGCTGAAGGCGACGGCTGAAGTAAAGACTCATCAGCCGGGCTTATCCGTCCGCATTTCCCAGAACAGCCCGAAGGAATTCGTCGACGCCGTCATGGACCTCGTCGCCCTGGGTACGGGCTTCCCGGCCATTCACAGCGATAAGACGGGCTACCAGATGCTGAAAAACCTCGGCTACGATACGGAAGACGCCCGCGACTGGAATAACTGCGGCTGCGTTGTTCCCCACTTCCGCAAGACCTTTGAATGGACGAGCACCGTAAACGTCAACTTCAGCGGCGCTTTCGAATATGCGACGAACGGCGGCAAGAGCCGCATGACGGGCAAGCAAATGGGCCTGCCTATCTATCAGGACAGAAAGTTCGCTTCGTACGAAGACGTAGAAAAAGCCTTCATGGAACAGTTCGACAACCTCATCGACATTTCCGTCACGGGTACGCTCATCGCCCAGCGCCTGCAGAAGGACATGATTCCCCGTCCCTATTTCTCGGCGTTGTTTGAAGACTGCCTGGAAAAGGGCAAGGACCTCGTCGACGGCGGCGCCAAGTACAACGTCGGCCCCGTTCTGACCGGCATCGGCCTGGCCGAATCGGCCAACAGCCTGGCGGCGATTAAGAAGCTCGTGTTCGAAGATAAGGTCTGCACGATGGACGAAATCCTCGACGCCATGGACAAGAACTGGGAAGGCTACGAAGAATTGCGCAAGCAGGCTCAGAACGCGCCGAAGTACGGCAACGACGACGACTTTGTCGACGACATCGCCCAGCGCATTTCCAATCATTTCTATGAAGAAACGCATAAATACACGGATATTTACGGAAATCCCTTTACGAGCGCCTTTATGGGCATTTCCAACTTCATTCCGACCGGCCGGGTCATCGGCGCGACGGCATGCGGACGCAAGGCCGGCGAACCGATTTCCGAAGGCGTTTCGCCTGTCGCCGGCACCGATACGTCTACGCCTTTGGCTGCTATGAATTCCTGCGCCAAGATGAACCAGGACGTTCACTCCGGCGGCACGCTGCTCAACATGCGCTTAAGCCACGACTTGGTCAAGACGAAACGGGGCAGAAGCAACCTGGCCGCTATGGTACAGACCTTCTTCGATATGGGCGCCTTCCACGTACAGTTCAACACCTTGTCTACGGAAACGCTCCTCGAAGCGCAGAAGCATCCGGAAGATTACAAAGACCTCCTGGTCCGCGTAGCCGGATACAGCACGCAGTTCGTCCACCTTTCCAAGACGCTGCAGGATTCCATCATTCGCCGGAGCGTCCACGATGGCTTCTAA
- the nuoF gene encoding NADH-quinone oxidoreductase subunit NuoF, with protein MKSITELNALRESLKDYMKIRMPEKNVPVTPVDRTRPGVQKHILVCGGTACVASNSVKLQEAFQKALEDNGLSAAVKLIQTGCHGFCENGPIVTIYPENTFYVHVKAGDAKDIVEQHIMKGEVVESLLYMDPVTETRVETNDEVPFYKKQVRRVLARCGLVDPENINEYIAMDGYQGLAKALTMEPQAVIDEVVASGLRGRGGAGFPTGKKWQFCRNAPGDKKYIICNADEGDPGAFMDRSVLEGDPHSVLEGMCIGGYAIGADEAYIYCRAEYPLAIHRLEVAIKQAEEIGLLGNNILGSGFNFKIHIKKGAGAFVCGEETALIASIEGRRGTPSPRPPFPANSGLWGKPTNNNNVETWANVASIIRNGASWFNSIGTKTSPGTKVFALTGKINNTGLAEVPMGITMREIIFEIGGGIPHGKAFKAVQIGGPSGGCLPEAMLDTPVDFDSLSGIGAMMGSGGLVVMDEATCMVDVAKFFVTFTQAESCGKCAPCREGTKRMLEILVRITKGQGTRRDFDLLQDLANNIKLSALCGLGQTAPNPVLSTIHYFGDEYKAHIENKECPAGVCADLLHYVISDECKGCGLCARNCPVHAISGQPKEKHVIDPQRCIKCGVCMSKCPFKAVKKA; from the coding sequence ATGAAATCCATAACAGAATTAAACGCATTGCGCGAATCCCTGAAAGACTATATGAAAATACGGATGCCGGAAAAGAACGTTCCCGTAACGCCTGTCGACCGGACTCGTCCCGGCGTGCAGAAGCACATCCTGGTCTGCGGCGGTACGGCCTGCGTGGCTTCCAATTCCGTAAAGTTGCAGGAGGCCTTTCAGAAGGCTTTGGAAGACAACGGCTTGTCGGCGGCGGTTAAGCTGATTCAGACGGGCTGTCACGGCTTCTGCGAAAACGGCCCTATCGTGACGATATATCCGGAAAATACCTTTTATGTCCACGTAAAGGCCGGCGACGCCAAAGACATTGTAGAACAGCATATCATGAAGGGCGAAGTCGTAGAATCGCTGCTGTACATGGACCCCGTGACGGAAACGCGCGTTGAGACAAACGACGAAGTTCCCTTTTACAAGAAGCAGGTACGGCGCGTCCTGGCACGGTGCGGTCTCGTAGATCCGGAAAACATCAACGAATACATCGCCATGGACGGCTATCAGGGTCTGGCGAAAGCGCTGACCATGGAACCGCAGGCCGTCATCGACGAAGTTGTTGCCTCAGGCCTGCGCGGCCGCGGCGGCGCAGGCTTCCCTACGGGGAAAAAATGGCAGTTCTGCCGCAACGCGCCGGGCGATAAGAAATACATCATCTGCAACGCCGACGAAGGCGACCCGGGTGCGTTCATGGACCGCAGCGTTCTTGAAGGCGACCCCCACTCTGTATTGGAAGGTATGTGCATCGGCGGCTACGCTATCGGCGCCGACGAAGCGTATATCTACTGCCGCGCTGAATATCCCTTGGCTATTCACCGATTGGAAGTCGCGATCAAGCAGGCAGAAGAAATCGGCCTGCTCGGCAATAATATCTTAGGAAGCGGCTTTAATTTTAAGATTCATATCAAGAAAGGCGCCGGCGCCTTTGTCTGCGGCGAAGAAACGGCTCTCATCGCTTCCATTGAAGGCCGCCGCGGCACGCCGAGTCCCCGTCCGCCTTTCCCGGCCAACAGCGGCCTATGGGGCAAGCCGACGAACAACAACAACGTCGAAACGTGGGCCAACGTCGCTTCGATTATCCGCAACGGCGCGTCGTGGTTCAACTCCATCGGCACGAAGACGTCTCCTGGGACGAAGGTCTTCGCCCTGACCGGCAAAATCAACAACACGGGCCTGGCCGAAGTGCCCATGGGCATTACGATGCGGGAAATCATCTTTGAAATCGGCGGCGGCATTCCTCATGGCAAGGCCTTTAAAGCCGTGCAGATCGGCGGCCCCTCCGGCGGCTGTCTGCCTGAAGCCATGCTTGATACGCCTGTCGACTTTGATTCCTTGTCCGGCATCGGTGCAATGATGGGGTCCGGCGGCTTGGTCGTCATGGATGAAGCGACCTGTATGGTCGACGTGGCGAAATTCTTCGTAACCTTTACGCAGGCCGAATCGTGCGGCAAATGCGCTCCCTGCCGCGAAGGGACGAAGCGCATGCTGGAAATCCTCGTCCGCATTACAAAGGGCCAGGGGACGCGCCGCGATTTCGATCTCCTCCAGGATTTGGCCAATAATATTAAATTGTCTGCTCTTTGCGGCCTGGGCCAGACGGCTCCCAATCCCGTACTGAGCACTATTCACTACTTCGGCGACGAATACAAGGCCCATATTGAAAACAAGGAATGTCCTGCCGGCGTCTGTGCCGACCTGCTGCACTACGTCATTTCTGACGAATGCAAGGGCTGCGGCTTGTGCGCCCGCAACTGTCCGGTCCACGCGATTTCGGGCCAGCCGAAGGAAAAGCACGTTATCGACCCGCAGCGCTGCATCAAATGCGGAGTCTGCATGAGTAAATGTCCGTTCAAGGCTGTTAAAAAGGCGTAA
- a CDS encoding NADH-dependent [FeFe] hydrogenase, group A6 produces the protein MESITLTINGMTVTVPKGITILEAARMSGIYIPTLCYHPDLKPEGACRLCICEVSGAKGLVASCCYPVAEGMVVKTNTSKVRAARRMVMELLLANHPQDCLSCQKNGDCELQKMAADLGVRTRRFDGGEMKAHTIDDSNPCLVRDQDKCILCGRCIRMCRDVQKMNVYSYARRGFDSMVSTAFEQDLSNVACTYCGQCASVCPTAAIREKDDTERVWDAIHDPDKVVVCQIAPAVRVSLGEELGMEPGSIVTGKMVSALKSLGFDRVFDTDFSADLTIMEEGHEFLQRVQNGGILPMITSCSPGWVNMCELKYPDLLDHLSTAKSPQGMFGSIIKTYWAEKAGVDPANIVSVSIMPCTAKKAECLRPQLRASGYQDVDISITTRELGRMLREDGLSFESLPDSDFDDPLVGLGSSAGVIFGTSGGVMEAALRTVADIVAGEELKDIEYTAVRGLYQTKEATVYVAGHKVRIAVCNSLGAAQQIMDRIRAGNAEYDFIEIMACPGGCIGGGGQPVPTSMAIKKKRMEALYRIDDASRLRKSHDNPQIQALYQNWLGEPLGEKAHKLLHTTYSRQVR, from the coding sequence ATGGAATCGATTACTTTAACGATAAACGGCATGACCGTCACGGTTCCCAAAGGAATTACTATTTTGGAAGCGGCGCGGATGTCCGGTATATATATTCCTACTTTGTGTTATCATCCTGATTTAAAGCCTGAAGGCGCGTGCCGTCTCTGCATCTGCGAAGTCAGCGGCGCCAAAGGACTGGTCGCCAGCTGCTGTTATCCCGTAGCCGAAGGCATGGTCGTCAAGACGAATACGAGCAAGGTGCGGGCGGCCCGCCGTATGGTCATGGAGCTCCTGCTGGCAAATCATCCTCAGGACTGTCTGTCCTGCCAGAAGAACGGCGACTGCGAGCTTCAGAAGATGGCCGCCGACCTGGGCGTCCGCACGCGGCGCTTCGACGGCGGGGAAATGAAAGCCCATACGATAGACGATTCCAATCCCTGTCTCGTCCGCGATCAGGATAAATGTATCCTCTGCGGCCGCTGCATCCGCATGTGCCGCGACGTACAGAAGATGAACGTATACAGCTACGCCCGCCGCGGCTTTGACTCCATGGTCTCGACGGCCTTCGAGCAGGATTTGTCCAACGTAGCCTGCACCTACTGCGGCCAGTGCGCCAGTGTGTGCCCGACGGCGGCGATTCGCGAAAAGGACGATACGGAACGCGTATGGGACGCCATCCACGATCCCGACAAGGTCGTCGTATGCCAAATCGCGCCGGCTGTCCGCGTATCTCTCGGCGAAGAGCTGGGCATGGAACCGGGCAGTATCGTAACGGGCAAGATGGTATCGGCCCTGAAGAGCCTGGGATTTGACCGCGTATTCGATACGGACTTCAGCGCCGACCTCACGATTATGGAAGAAGGCCATGAGTTCCTGCAGCGGGTGCAGAACGGCGGCATCCTGCCGATGATTACGTCGTGCAGCCCCGGCTGGGTCAACATGTGCGAATTGAAATATCCCGATTTGCTGGATCATCTGTCGACGGCGAAATCGCCGCAGGGCATGTTCGGCTCCATCATCAAGACCTATTGGGCCGAAAAGGCCGGCGTCGATCCGGCGAATATCGTCAGCGTGTCCATCATGCCCTGCACAGCCAAGAAGGCCGAATGCCTGCGGCCGCAGCTGCGCGCGTCGGGCTATCAGGACGTCGATATTTCCATTACGACGCGTGAACTGGGCCGTATGCTCCGCGAAGACGGGCTCAGCTTTGAATCTCTGCCGGACAGCGACTTCGACGATCCCTTGGTTGGCCTCGGCTCCAGCGCCGGCGTCATCTTCGGCACGAGCGGCGGCGTCATGGAAGCGGCCTTGCGCACCGTCGCCGATATCGTAGCCGGCGAAGAACTGAAGGACATCGAATATACGGCCGTCCGCGGCTTGTATCAGACGAAAGAAGCGACGGTATACGTAGCCGGTCATAAGGTCCGCATTGCCGTCTGCAATTCCCTGGGAGCGGCGCAGCAGATCATGGACCGCATCCGGGCCGGCAACGCCGAATATGATTTCATTGAAATCATGGCCTGTCCCGGCGGCTGCATCGGCGGCGGCGGCCAGCCCGTTCCGACGAGCATGGCTATCAAGAAAAAGAGAATGGAAGCGCTGTATCGCATCGACGACGCCAGCCGTCTCCGCAAATCTCACGACAATCCGCAGATTCAGGCGCTGTATCAAAACTGGCTGGGCGAGCCGCTGGGTGAAAAAGCCCACAAGCTGCTGCATACGACCTATTCCAGACAAGTACGCTGA
- a CDS encoding CBS domain-containing protein, with the protein MEKRTVADIMEKSFVTAAPDTSVFDLIDMMVEHNVAVIPIVRDDGALAGIVTEADLVYKKVKPHMAHYSSLLGENVYYNGMNEYEKGYQKKMACNAKELMTTDVVVASPKATVEQIAGIMVSEHLKLIPVIDNNRLVGLVTRRHILNELYKEYNG; encoded by the coding sequence ATGGAAAAACGTACTGTTGCCGATATTATGGAAAAAAGCTTTGTCACGGCCGCTCCGGACACGTCTGTCTTTGACCTCATCGACATGATGGTAGAGCATAACGTAGCCGTCATTCCCATTGTACGGGACGACGGCGCTCTGGCGGGCATCGTGACGGAAGCAGACCTGGTGTATAAAAAAGTTAAGCCCCATATGGCCCATTATTCCAGTTTGCTGGGAGAAAACGTCTATTACAACGGCATGAACGAGTATGAAAAGGGCTATCAGAAGAAGATGGCCTGCAACGCGAAGGAGCTCATGACGACGGACGTCGTCGTCGCTTCGCCGAAGGCGACGGTCGAACAGATCGCCGGCATCATGGTATCGGAGCATCTCAAGCTGATTCCGGTCATCGACAACAACCGGCTCGTAGGTCTCGTGACGAGACGGCACATCCTGAACGAATTATATAAGGAATACAATGGATAA